From Penicillium psychrofluorescens genome assembly, chromosome: 1, one genomic window encodes:
- a CDS encoding uncharacterized protein (ID:PFLUO_000114-T1.cds;~source:funannotate) — MTKTVEFNIFRGSEGGEIVPDTTRATLGPGDVFVEISHAGLCGTDRLFRTKGIALGHEGAGTVRDAGGAVDQFRVGDKVGFGWVQKVCGHCDYCITDKDQYCTHRENYGTHGFEIGAFATHAVWHESMLIKLPDELECQYAPPLMCGGATVWEALTSDGIKPGDRVGIAGIGGLGHMAIQFASTLGCDVVVFSRDASKRDEAMSLGAKEFHVLQDGVAATGVKQVRHLMWCASIPPDLSQVLQRVAPDGTIHLLTISYQSIPTPLLPLVSNGIRLRGSAVASRLAIRKMLRFVALHGLRPITMTWPMTRDGIQAAFTTLEQGKMRYRGVLVGQRHLMGKPAVEVKR; from the exons ATGACCAAAACGGTCGAATTCAACATCTTTCGCGGATCTGAGGGCGGCGAAATTGTCCCGGACACAACCAGAGCTACTCTCGGCCCTGGCGATGTCTTCGTGGAGATCTCTCACGCTGGTCTATGCGGGACCGATCGACTGTTCCGGACCAAAGGCATTGCCTTGGGTCATGAAGGAGCCGGCACCGTGCGCGATGCTGGCGGTGCCGTAGACCAGTTCCGAGTCGGTGACAAGGTCGGTTTTGGCTGGGTTCAGAAGGTGTGCGGTCATTGCGATTACTGCATCACCG ATAAGGATCAATATTGTACGCATCGAGAAAACTATGGCACCCACGGGTTTGAAATCGGTGCCTTTGCTACCCACGCCGTCTGGCACGAGAGCATGCTCATCAAGCTACCGGACGAGTTGGAGTGCCAGTACGCTCCACCGCTGATGTGTGGCGGCGCCACTGTTTGGGAAGCATTGACATCCGACGGGATCAAGCCAGGGGACAGGGTCGGCATTGCAGGGATTGGAGGGTTGGGCCACATGGCTATCCAGTTTGCATCGACGCTCGGGTGCGATGTCGTCGTCTTCTCACGCGATGCGTCCAAGCGCGACGAGGCCATGAGTCTCGGAGCCAAGGAATTCCATGTCTTGCAAGATGGAGTAGCCGCGACGGGTGTGAAGCAGGTGCGGCACTTGATGTGGTGCGCTAGTATTCCGCCGGATCTCTCTCA AGTTCTCCAGCGTGTCGCACCGGATGGAACGATCCATCTCCTTACTATCAGCTACCAGTCCATACCCACGCCCCTCCTGCCGCTAGTCTCGAACGGCATCCGACTGCGTGGCTCTGCGGTGGCTTCCCGACTGGCCATTCGGAAGATGCTGCGGTTTGTGGCGCTGCACGGTCTGCGACCGATCACCATGACCTGGCCGATGACGCGGGATGGGATCCAGGCAGCGTTCACCACGCTCGAGCAGGGGAAAATGCGGTACCGTGGGGTACTGGTGGGACAGCGGCATCTGATGGGGAAGCCGGCCGTTGAAGTCAAAAGGTAG
- a CDS encoding uncharacterized protein (ID:PFLUO_000115-T1.cds;~source:funannotate), which produces MGSTYSTPEPVKEKAALAKMDMARISMEQDLRTRDTPPPPYPARERIRSLTLPRMKDWSETLMSDAKNRLAVSTFAGQPYEQILTDRRSLQSDLHVFNLTVPVEGAPITNQRSSGRCWLFAATNVFRVPQMKAYQLRDFELSQAYLFYWDKIEKANWFFEQIIATADEDLSSRLVQKLCEDPVTDGGQWDMVANLVHKYGLVPHALYPDAFHAQNSSKMNWLLTAKLREQALILRKLAAKKGDGQASHALAASKEQFLQEIHSLVTLLLGPPPSPDKPFVWQYYDAHGTAREVRQTPVEFGQQAIRSQTRALSRNSPAVSPGRFFSLVHDPRNERNRLLTVDKLGNVLEGRPLTYVNVEMQTLKKAVIAMLKAGHPVFFGCDVGKFSDRDLGVMDADLTNLALGFNISLGMNKAERLASGESAMTHAMVITAVHLLDNDEPVRWRVENSWGEGVGEKGWFVMTDRWMDEYTFQAVVDSNFVSADVRSILEQTPKILPRWDPMGVLA; this is translated from the exons atGGGTTCAACCTATTCTACCCCGGAGCCAGTCAAGGAGAAAGCCGCTCTGGCCAAGATGGACATGGCCAGGATAAGCATGGAACAAGACTTGAGGACTCGTGACACTC CTCCCCCGCCGTACCCGGCTCGGGAAAGAATCCGGTCCCTGACTCTCCCTCGCATGAAAGACTGGAGCGAGACTCTGATGAGCGATGCCAAG AACCGCCTCGCCGTATCCACCTTTGCCGGCCAGCCTTATGAACAGATCCTCACCGATCGCCGCTCTCTTCAATCCGATCTGCACGTCTTCAACCTGACCGTGCCGGTGGAAGGCGCGCCGATCACGAACCAACGCTCTTCTGGACGCTGCTGGCTCTTCGCCGCGACCAACGTCTTCAGGGTGCCGCAGATGAAAGCGTACCAGCTTCGTGACTTCGAACTCAGCCAGGCCTATCTCTTCTACTGGGATAAAATCGAGAAGGCCAATTGGTTCTTCGAGCAGATCATCGCCACGGCCGATGAGGATCTCTCCAGCCGTTTGGTCCAGAAACTCTGCGAAGATCCGGTCACTGACGGCGGGCAGTGGGATATGGTCGCTAATCTAGTACATAAGTATGGACTGGTCCCCCACGCGCTTTATCCCGATGCGTTCCATGCGCAGAACAGCTCCAAAATGAACTGGCTGCTCACTGCCAAGCTGCGTGAGCAGGCCTTGATTTTGCGTAAACTGGCCGCGAAGAAGGGAGACGGCCAAGCCTCCCATGCGCTGGCCGCCAGCAAGGAGCAGTTCCTGCAGGAAATTCACTCACTTGTCACCCTCCTGCTGGGTCCTCCGCCGAGCCCGGACAAGCCGTTTGTGTGGCAATACTACGACGCCCATGGAACCGCTCGTGAGGTGCGACAGACCCCGGTGGAGTTTGGTCAACAGGCCATTCGGTCTCAGACACGAGCACTATCACGCAACAGCCCTGCTGTTTCTCCAGGGCGGTTTTTCAGTTTGGTCCATGATCCGCGGAACGAACGAAACCGATTGCTAACAGTCGACAAACTCGGCAACGTACTAGAGGGACGGCCGCTCACATACGTCAACGTAGAGATGCAGACACTCAAGAAGGCGGTCATTGCGATGCTCAAGGCCGGACATCCGGTATTCTTTGGCTGTGACGTGGGCAAGTTCTCCGATAGGGACCTTGGAGTCATGGATGCGGACCTCACCAATCTCGCGCTCGGGTTCAATATCTCACTCGGGATGAACAAGGCGGAGCGGCTCGCCAGTGGAGAGTCCGCAATGACCCATGCAATGGTCATCACGGCGGTGCATCTCCTCGACAATGACGAGCCGGTCCGATGGCGGGTGGAAAATTCTTGGGGCGAGGGAGTCGGAGAGAAAGGCTGGTTTGTGATGACCGACCGATGGATGGACGAGTATACTTTTCAAGCTGTTGTCGACTCTAACTTTGTTTCGGCCGACGTACGATCCATCCTCGAGCAGACCCCTAAAATCTTGCCCCGATGGGATCCCATGGGGGTGCTCGCTTGA
- a CDS encoding uncharacterized protein (ID:PFLUO_000116-T1.cds;~source:funannotate), translating into MATLSTSAVALLAIVGGSAALPGTGGTSVASSSGAVAPTGTSYPSGFDMKKSWGNLSPYADAPGFGLPKGSPQDCELSQVHILHRHAQRYPTNVPVDAGSMELFASALQNASKKHPDTKIGTGPLAFLNNWDYLLGLNDLLPTGAATEATSGAAFWSKYGRLLYGASAGEANWNSALNVLPNGMPLPKPTFRTTSYPRILESARWWLSGFFSNTSGNSSYAQYDLVIIPEKQGFNNTLSSTETCTKGLVAGDYKAAEFIPVMIRNAAERFAAFLPDDFFSKKAEILAEEVLGMFNLCPYEYATLGSSAFCSLFTEQEWRDFEYYLDLEFYDMYGFGSPSGRAQGIGYVQELAARLQHKLIKSSDSSINSTYDDNEKDFPLDQPLFMDMSHDDTIVSVLAALGLDYFKYSPQGMPSAVTHAPERHFKLNEMTPFGAHLVSEVWTCPKDTSFHDLQPQMYKNPDLSSKSDTEQYIRLVLNNAPLPLDGLSACDGSVNGFCPVKNFLSQVPQLTKEAMYQEACFGPYNTSIPVGNGQPPSA; encoded by the exons ATGGCCACTCTGAGTACTTCTGCTGTCGCACTTCTCGCCATTGTGGGCGGCAGTGCTGCCCTTCCCGGCACCGGGGGCACATCTGTAGCTTCAAGCTCGGGGGCCGTCGCGCCAACAGGAACATCCTATCCGTCCGGGTTTGAcatgaagaagagctggggAAATCTCAGTCCATACGCAGACGCGCCCGGCTTTGGCCTACCCAAGGGTTCCCCGCAAGATTGCGAGCTATCACAGGTGCACATTTTGCACCGCCACGCGCAACGGTACCCGACGAATGTTCCAGTAGATGCGGGATCAATGGAGTTATTTGCCTCTGCGTTGCAGAATGCCTCGAAGAAGCACCCTGATACTAAGATTGGTACCGGCCCGCTTGCCTTCTTAAACAACTGGGACTATTTGCTGGGCTTGAACGACCTGCTCCCTACGGGCGCCGCCACTGAAGCGACCTCTGGCGCGGCATTCTGGAGCAAATATGGCCGGCTCTTGTACGGCGCTTCTGCAGGCGAGGCAAACTGGAACTCCGCGCTGAATGTGCTCCCGAATGGCATGCCTCTCCCTAAGCCTACGTTCCGCACCACCTCTTATCCTCGCATCCTAGAGAGTGCACGCTGGTGGCTGA GTGGCTTCTTTTCCAACACGAGCGGTAACAGCTCGTATGCGCAGTACGACCTCGTTATTATCCCTGAGAAGCAGGGCTTCAATAACACACTATCGTCGACAGAAACCTGTACGAAGGGCTTAGTTGCCGGCGATTATAAAGCTGCGGAATTTATTCCCGTAATGATCAGAAATGCCGCTGAACGCTTCGCTGCCTTCTTGCCGGATGATTTCTTCTCAAAGAAGGCCGAAATCCTTGCAGAAGAAGTGTTAGGCATGTTCAACCTGTGCCCTTATGAGTACGCCACACTGGGTAGCTCGGCCTTTTGTTCGCTATTCACCGAGCAAGAATGGCGCGACTTCGAGTACTACCTGGATCTGGAATTCTATGACATGTACGGCTTCGGCTCTCCTAGCGGCCGTGCCCAGGGCATTGGCTATGTGCAAGAGTTGGCCGCACGGCTACAGCACAAGCTGATCAAGAGCAGCGATAGCAGCATTAACTCTACATACGATGACAACGAAAAGGACTTCCCACTGGACCAGCCTCTTTTTATGGATATGTCGCACGATGATACCATTGTTTCTGTCCTGGCCGCTCTAGGTCTGGACTACTTTAAGTATAGCCCACAAGGCATGCCTTCTGCTGTTACCCATGCTCCGGAGCGCCACTTCAAACTAAATGAGATGACCCCCTTTGGAGCTCATCTGGTCTCTGAAGTCTGGACCTGTCCCAAGGACACCTCGTTCCATGATCTCCAGCCGCAGATGTACAAGAATCCGGATCTATCGTCCAAGTCCGACACCGAGCAATACATCCGCCTCGTACTGAACAATGCTCCCCTTCCACTGGACGGTCTGTCTGCTTGTGATGGGTCGGTTAACGGATTCTGCCCAGTGAAGAACTTCCTCAGCCAGGTGCCGCAGCTCACCAAGGAAGCGATGTACCAGGAAGCTTGTTTCGGCCCCTACAACACCAGTATCCCGGTCGGCAACGGGCAGCCGCCCTCAGCATAG
- a CDS encoding uncharacterized protein (ID:PFLUO_000117-T1.cds;~source:funannotate) has translation MLCEYTQDAVFYKAIPFAEPPIGELRFEPPKAYNKQYPNGQLDATKAPASCIQFGAEFDATGTILEDCLYLDVWTPSNATKDSNLPVKVWIYGGSDTSGGISKGLFDGCNTAAEGSIFVSINYRVGPLGFMALNSAGIYGNQGIQDLLLGLEWVQSNIAAFGGDPKKVLLYGQSSGAEDSFIIASLPQAPSLINSVIMESGAGKKLLYNSTIQSVGKSYAQTLNCSPDDKACLQSRTVADLKKAYNSDAFLQEGIGAGGPLAITTSGTHTFYPYVDGDVIPEEPLSRGVQVPAVFGSNKNEGLIYATAEAESLTNGKSLTPSLYKGFLRDNFGIAAALIEKYYPLSMFSALAGGNTELGVLFAIAQVITDSDYKCVAYEGLVSAARNNIPVWTYQYTHNNTCPWLGTLKKLQGHPEEMALEGATHTAEIPFVFGNMNNQPLPGGTCNATEAEDQLSKQMMSLWTAMAANADPSTDAIQWPQFTLESNASSPGLIFANSTLVGQVDYKSCLLWSKVYNILESGNGTATATATATPIRGSGKSTASPSATHLTSGAATTGCATWGVLALGVLLSVVFA, from the exons ATGCTG TGCGAATATACCCAGGATGCGGTCTTCTACAAAGCAATTCCCTTTGCGGAACCTCCAATTGGAGAGCTACGCTTCGAGCCTCCAAAGGCTTATAATAAACAATACCCTAATGGGCAACTCGATGCAACTAAGGCACCTGCCTCCTGCATTCAGTTCGGAGCCGAGTTTGACGCTACAGGAACTATACTTGAAGACTG TCTTTACCTAGATGTTTGGACTCCGTCTAATGCCACCAAAGATTCGAATCTTCCTGTCAAAGTTTGGATATATGGTGGATCAGACACGTCTGGCGGAATCTCGAAAGGCCTGTTCGACGGGTGCAACACTGCAGCGGAAGGTTCCATTTTTGTATCAATCAACTACAGAGTTGGGCCTCTAGGCTTCATGGCACTCAACAGTGCCGGGATATACGGTAACCAGGGAATTcaagatcttcttctcggatTGGAGTGGGTCCAAAGCAACATCGCTGCCTTTGGCGGTGACCCG AAAAAAGTACTTCTGTACGGTCAGTCATCCGGTGCCGAGGACTCATTTATTATTGCCTCTCTTCCCCAAGCACCGTCTTTGATCAACAGTGTCATCATGGAATCGGGCGCCGGAAAGAAGCTCCTGTACAATTCGACAATCCAAAGTGTTGGTAAATCATATGCTCAAACACTTAACTGCAGTCCTGACGAT AAAGCCTGTCTTCAGTCCAGAACTGTTGCCGACTTGAAGAAGGCGTACAATAGTGATGCCTTCCTGCAGGAGGGAATTGGAGCAGGCGGACCACTCGCTATCACCACCTCGGGGACACATACTTTCTATCCATATGTGGACGGAGATGTCATCCCCGAGGAACCCTTGAGCCGCGGGGTTCAAGTGCCGGCTGTCTTTGGATCCA ACAAAAACGAGGGTCTCATATATGccaccgccgaggccgaaaGCCTGACGAACGGCAAGAGTTTAACGCCATCCCTATACAAGGGCTTCCTCCGCGATAACTTTGGTATCGCCGCTGCACTTATTGAGAAATACTACCCTCTCTCTATGTTTTCAGCTCTCGCCGGCGGTAACACTGAACTTGGTGTGCTCTTCGCCATAGCACAGGTCATCACCGACTCCGACTACAAGTGTGTGGCATACGAGGGCTTGGTGTCAGCCGCACGCAACAATATTCCCGTCTGGACATATCAATATACTCACAACAACACGTGCCCTTGGCTCGGCACCCTGAAAAAGCTCCAGGGCCATCCGGAGGAAATGGCGCTTGAGGGTGCCACTCATACCGCCGAAATCCCGTTTGTCTTCGGTAACATGAACAACCAACCTCTTCCCGGCGGGACCTGCAATGCCACAGAAGCCGAGGACCAACTCAGCAAGCAGATGATGAGCTTATGGACGGCGATGGCCGCAAATGCCGACCCGTCGACAGATGCCATCCAATGGCCACAATTCACTCTAGAAAGTAATGCGTCGAGTCCCGGATTGATCTTCGCAAATTCAACCCTGGTTGGCCAAGTCGATTACAAGAGTTGTTTACTGTGGAGCAAAGTTTACAACATTCTTGAATCAGGGAATGGtacggccacggccacggccacggccacgccGATTCGTGGCAGTGGAAAGTCAACGGCTTCGCCGTCTGCTACTCACCTGACCAGTGGTGCAGCAACCACTGGGTGTGCAACCTGGGGTGTCCTTGCCTTGGGTGTGCTACTATCAGTTGTATTTGCCTAG
- a CDS encoding uncharacterized protein (ID:PFLUO_000118-T1.cds;~source:funannotate): MADVEFLALATKPSVQLSYSFQAPETTTTPVLVVFLNGLGLPQAFWHPVISQLKALRNGRSLPAFLTYDRFGQGQTTERDPQDAGAEDPTHGHDCIASVQDLRQLLIQITGEKLGVDVDSVSLVLVGNSIGCALARLYAQEYSGTVTALLLLDSVLANSDFVSVFPDPDAPDFDPATIHPIPVEAILAVRAGTRRIFHPDVGNKEGLSRRNLRDLLPASDGPLLRGPNGHGPYVTVVGHDFDTFAEESAKMGPPKPVTNRFVNPYWQRYNEGLAKITEPEFSKGPILAPNAGHFVQKDNPEFVAQELNELLEKVI, translated from the coding sequence ATGGCGGACGTTGAGTTTCTTGCCCTCGCTACCAAGCCCTCGGTGCAGCTGAGCTACAGCTTCCAAGCGCCTGAGACGACCACCACGCCCGTGctggtcgtcttcctcaACGGTCTGGGACTGCCCCAGGCTTTCTGGCATCCCGTCATTTCTCAGCTGAAAGCACTCCGTAATGGTCGCAGCCTCCCCGCCTTCTTGACCTACGATCGTTTCGGCCAAGGCCAGACCACCGAGCGCGATCCCCAGGACGCTGGAGCCGAGGATCCCACTCACGGCCACGACTGTATCGCCTCCGTGCAGGATCTGCGCCAATTGCTCATCCAAATCACCGGCGAGAAGCTGGGAGTCGACGTGGACTCCGTCTCCTTGGTTCTGGTCGGCAACTCCATCGGCTGCGCGCTGGCCCGTCTTTATGCCCAAGAATATTCCGGTACTGTAACTGCGCTGTTGCTACTGGACAGTGTCTTGGCCAACTCCGACTTTGTCTCCGTCTTCCCCGACCCGGATGCCCCTGATTTCGATCCAGCCACAATACATCCTATTCCTGTGGAAGCCATCCTCGCTGTGCGGGCCGGCACCCGTCGTATCTTCCATCCTGACGTCGGCAACAAGGAAGGCCTCAGCCGGCGGAACTTGCGTGACTTGCTGCCGGCCAGCGACGGGCCCTTGCTCCGGGGTCCCAATGGCCACGGCCCCTATGTCACGGTAGTGGGCCACGACTTCGACACGTTCGCTGAGGAGTCGGCCAAGATGGGTCCTCCCAAGCCGGTGACCAACCGCTTCGTCAATCCATACTGGCAGCGCTACAATGAAGGGCTGGCTAAGATCACGGAACCCGAGTTCAGCAAGGGCCCGATCCTCGCGCCGAACGCGGGTCACTTTGTGCAAAAAGATAACCCGGAGTTTGTGGCGCAGGAGCTAAACGAGCTGCTCGAGAAGGTTATATAG
- a CDS encoding uncharacterized protein (ID:PFLUO_000119-T1.cds;~source:funannotate), whose translation MTIRPVATGTATASAVDGSQPWPTPIEGYCDLKDFPFLSGESLPELRIRYHTLGEPRLDANGRTANAVLIMHGTGGTGEQFLKDIFAGELFNPGQPLDADKYFIVLRDGIGHGKSSKPSDQLRAKFPKYGYRDMIAADYALLTQGLGVNHLRLVMGTSMGGMQSWLWAGTYPNFVDAVMPLASLPTEIAGRNRMTRKAIIDAITEDPKYDGGDYESQPVHGLKAALYSLTWMKSIPLQWQEECPDRESADTFLQNQISTALRDADANDMLYYVSASADYDPRPLLGEIKAPLLAINSADDQVNPPELGILEEGIKKVAKGRSIVLPISNKTRGHGTHTYAALWKDELVKLLEESGGVP comes from the coding sequence ATGACAATCCGTCCTGTTGCTACAGGGACGGCAACTGCTTCCGCAGTAGATGGATCTCAGCCGTGGCCGACTCCTATTGAGGGCTACTGTGATCTAAAGGACTTCCCTTTTCTGAGCGGCGAGTCACTACCCGAACTAAGGATTCGCTATCATACCCTTGGGGAACCACGACTCGATGCCAACGGGCGCACCGCTAATGCAGTCCTCATCATGCACGGTACGGGGGGCACGGGTGAGCAGTTCTTGAAGGACATATTCGCCGGCGAGCTGTTTAACCCTGGACAGCCTCTCGACGCCGACAAGTACTTCATTGTCTTGCGCGACGGTATTGGTCACGGCAAGTCTAGCAAGCCTAGCGATCAATTACGCGCCAAATTCCCTAAATACGGCTACCGAGACATGATCGCGGCCGACTATGCCCTACTGACCCAGGGACTAGGCGTGAACCACCTACGGCTCGTCATGGGAACTTCTATGGGTGGTATGCAATCATGGCTCTGGGCTGGCACGTACCCGAACTTCGTAGACGCTGTGATGCCGCTGGCGTCACTTCCAACGGAGATCGCAGGCCGGAACCGGATGACTCGCAAGGCGATCATTGACGCTATCACTGAGGATCCAAAATACGACGGAGGGGACTACGAGTCGCAGCCGGTCCACGGTCTGAAAGCCGCCCTCTATTCGTTAACGTGGATGAAGTCGATACCCCTACAGTGGCAGGAAGAATGCCCTGATCGAGAGTCCGCGGATACGTTTTTGCAAAACCAGATTAGCACCGCACTCCGAGACGCGGACGCCAATGACATGTTGTACTACGTCTCTGCATCGGCAGACTACGATCCTCGACCGTTACTCGGCGAGATCAAAGCCCCGCTCCTAGCCATCAACTCGGCAGACGATCAGGTCAATCCCCCCGAACTGGGTATCCTCGAGGAAGGCATCAAGAAAGTCGCCAAGGGCCGATCCATTGTCCTTCCGATTAGTAACAAGACCCGTGGCCACGGCACGCACACTTACGCGGCTCTTTGGAAAGACGAATTAGTGAAGCTGCTAGAGGAGTCTGGGGGTGTGCCTTAG
- a CDS encoding uncharacterized protein (ID:PFLUO_000120-T1.cds;~source:funannotate) produces the protein MSPRSVSRGRVSRSCGNCRAIKRRCDRQSPHCGQCIRLGENCPGYRDEWDLVFRDQTGQTIKRSMERRAKSAANDSPPPARSLSPSIDEIGVNYFLSNFVMGGQSSSRGCLNYVPTAYRADGEPPMLVASMAAVGLVALANSTQHPEMARHARAKYSEAICNVNTALESPIESIKDSTLMSVISLGVFEHVSEYDSWVRHVQGAAALVVARGKGQFSSPITIRMFNQVRADLVLACVHGEKPFPEDMLELQEEAAKHTDTSSSFWHMGVLSTQCANLLMSVRKNKITGENPWSKLLDEASMIERDFQYLLGVLATQEPYTTTGESDGDPNMIYNGRFDLYRDSWAIRLWNNLRSLRMIVCEILCFLLNKVLATDLAPAVREHMKLKLQKTLETLSKLANDILATVPQASESLSSVSGSPSSAGIYGSVPGGYMLTWCLYMVGKCPVTTSETRKWVIRRLQNIGRDTGISIALQLVEHIVKIDQWAG, from the exons ATGTCCCCGCGCAGCGTGTCTCGCGGAAGAGTCTCCAGAAGTTGTGGGAACTGCCGGGCTATCAAACGACGC TGCGACCGACAGTCTCCCCATTGTGGACAGTGCATTCGACTAGGCGAAAATTGCCCTGGGTACCGAGATGAATGGGATCTCGTCTTCCGCGACCAGACCGGCCAGACCATTAAGCGTTCTATGGAAAGAAGGGCGAAGAGCGCGGCTAATGACTCCCCCCCGCCCGCCCGTAGCTTGAGCCCTAGCATAGACGAGATAGGCGTCAACTATTTCCTCTCCAACTTTGTCATGGGCGGCCAGTCCTCTTCACGGGGATGTCTTAACTACGTTCCTACTGCTTACCGCGCCGATGGTGAGCCTCCCATGCTGGTGGCTAGCATGGCGGCCGTAGGCCTCGTGGCGTTGGCTAATTCGACTCAACACCCCGAGATGGCTAGACACGCGCGTGCCAAATACTCAGAAGCAATTTGCAATGTGAACACTGCGTTAGAGTCGCCTATCGAGTCGATTAAGGACAGCACCTTGATGTCGGTGATATCGTTAGGAGTGTTCGAGCACGTCTCCGAGTATGACTCTTGGGTTCGACATGTCCAGGGTGCTGCAGCTCTAGTGGTTGCCCGGGGCAAGGGACAATTCTCTAGCCCCATCACCATCCGCATGTTTAACCAAGTGCGCGCAGACCTAGTGCTTGCCTGTGTCCATGGCGAGAAGCCATTTCCGGAGGACATGCTTGAGCTACAGGAAGAGGCAGCGAAGCACACCGACACTTCTAGTTCGTTCTGGCACATGGGGGTGTTGAGCACTCAGTGCGCAAACCTGCTTATGAGTGTTAGAAAGAATAAGATTACTGGGGAAAATCCTTGGTCTAAATTGCTGGACGAAGCGAGCATGATTGAGCGTGACTTTCAATACCTCCTTGGAGTCCTGGCCACACAAGAACCATATACAACCACGGGAGAGTCAGATGGAGATCCAAACATGATTTATAATGGTCGATTTGACCTCTATAGGGACTCTTGGGCGATCAGGCTCTGGAACAACTTGCGAAGTCTTCGAATGATTGTCTGCGAGATTCTGTGCTTCCTCTTGAACAAAGTTCTTGCTACGGATCTCGCACCAGCTGTCCGAGAGCATATGAAGCTAAAGCTCCAAAAGACCCTAGAAACCCTGTCTAAGCTGGCCAATGATATCCTAGCTACCGTCCCACAGGCTTCCGAATCCCTGTCCTCCGTCTCCGGATCCCCCAGTTCCGCTGGTATCTACGGCAGCGTGCCGGGCGGCTATATGTTGACCTGGTGTCTTTACATGGTTGGGAAATGCCCAGTCACGACCAGTGAAACCCGAAAATGGGTCATCCGACGCCTCCAGAATATCGGCAGGGACACAGGCATCTCGATCGCGCTGCAACTGGTCGAGCATATAGTAAAAATAGATCAATGGGCCGGCTGA
- a CDS encoding uncharacterized protein (ID:PFLUO_000121-T1.cds;~source:funannotate) — TSVASCARVACVHAPYEGQKATSGNFGMGIGGKLEIDKGVCTEFSLYDLVELRAGQEEAMETQHPKKSEGYEGVAEKFIRWEMRLQGIGHRLDKTRPQLPKEGRKRAHEELAIPPAADPNVKEPTSLFGCSTLGDVAMVIRSKNAGPFEITLDVMFDNAAVYEQIKGRGFSHLSVSRTFMTLEWRI, encoded by the coding sequence CAACGAGCGTTGCCTCATGCGCACGCGTCGCGTGTGTCCATGCTCCATATGAAGGTCAAAAAGCAACGAGCGGGAACTTCGGCATGGGGATTGGTGGGAAGTTGGAGATCGACAAAGGTGTCTGCACAGAGTTCTCGCTGTATGACTTGGTCGAGCTTCGGGCTGGACAGGAAGAGGCGATGGAGACTCAACATCCCAAGAAGTCAGAGGGTTATGAAGGGGTCGCAGAAAAATTCATCAGATGGGAGATGCGCTTACAGGGGATTGGACACCGACTTGACAAGACCCGCCCCCAACTTCcgaaagaaggaagaaaaagggccCACGAGGAGCTAGCAATCCCACCTGCTGCTGACCCAAACGTCAAAGAGCCTACATCGCTGTTTGGCTGCAGTACTCTGGGTGATGTTGCAATGGTCATTCGATCGAAGAACGCAGGCCCTTTTGAAATCACGCTCGACGTGATGTTCGACAATGCTGCAGTCTATGAGCAGATAAAGGGTCGGGGCTTCTCGCACCTGAGCGTATCGCGGACCTTTATGACCTTAGAGTGGAGGATATAG
- a CDS encoding uncharacterized protein (ID:PFLUO_000122-T1.cds;~source:funannotate) produces MPSKQLLSTLFSSLGNSRWTLTRTLRSDNPLDLNGELRGTASFTLLPPTATSPDRDWLYCEEGEIPSTASGAGIAQAGLRWTKKYIWRLGAETGRISVWFVKVAPGPEEADYLFHDFDFSLSQPAGQETAEFVAPPAPPPVIAESENTVLAARGNHLCINDMYRTAYAFRVRPETGEVLSWASRHAVRGPKKDQEIVNRYERG; encoded by the coding sequence ATGCCCTCCAAACAACTACTATCGACTCTGTTCAGCTCCCTCGGCAACTCACGCTGGACGCTGACCCGCACCCTCCGCAGCGACAATCCCCTCGACCTAAACGGCGAGCTCCGCGGCACGGCCAGCTTCACCCTTCTACCGCCAACGGCAACCTCGCCAGACCGCGACTGGCTATACTGCGAAGAGGGCGAGATCCCATCCACAGCCTCCGGCGCAGGAATTGCCCAGGCAGGTCTACGATGGACCAAGAAATACATCTGGCGCCTAGGCGCAGAGACGGGCCGGATAAGCGTGTGGTTCGTGAAAGTGGCGCCGGGCCCAGAGGAAGCGGACTATTTGTTTCATGACTTTGATTTCTCACTGAGCCAGCCGGCTGGCCAGGAGACGGCCGAATTTGTCGCCCCGCCTGCGCCCCCGCCTGTTATTGCAGAATCCGAAAATACTGTCCTCGCGGCGCGCGGGAACCACCTCTGCATCAATGATATGTACCGCACGGCGTATGCGTTTCGGGTTCGGCCGGAGACGGGCGAGGTGCTAAGCTGGGCCAGCCGGCATGCCGTTCGGGGTCCGAAGAAAGACCAAGAGATTGTCAATCGGTACGAGCGCGGGTGA